From Bactrocera oleae isolate idBacOlea1 chromosome 4, idBacOlea1, whole genome shotgun sequence:
tttatttatctaTTTCCTTTATAGTTTGCCGCTTCGTGCAGTACATTCACACAAACTAACATACaccaaaacgaaaaaaacagtgaaaaatTCAGGCATGGTCACCTTCACTTCATTGGCTTCTGATCACTTTGGACTTATCCATTTCAAACTCCATTTAACACATAATTATctgaaaatgattttaattacagtttctaatatttttacagaaaataaaggtatctttttttcaataaaatgtaaaaatacaaatatgtactcTACTATCGTGCTATGCGCAACCAAGCAATGAAAAACAGTGCTATACTGCGAATGTCATATGAAGCATAAACTGATAATTGTGATAAGCAAAAGCAAACCAAAAAGTGGTGGATTTTGGATTTAAagtaattgttaaaaattgGGATTTTCTTATAGCAACGgtaatgatatttaaaaatttacaacgaTAATATCATTAATTGCCTAAAACTGTCTTCACTTTGTTTATTGCAGTTGGTATCTAACAAATTATTGAGTATGGATCTTTTAATCGAATAAATTCGTTTGTTGAAATTTGGCAACCTCAAAGCTCTTCGGTATTGCGCTTTGTTTTCTTTCCTTCctcttttaattttagttagcTCAGTGGAAAATGTACCGCTTTCCGGTGGCGTCAGTAACTGATTTAAATTCTATTTcttctaaaaattgtaaatgtaaTACAAAGCTCAACTAATGTGGACCTCTTTAAGAACCGGCATTTCTAGGAGTCATTcgcacttttttttcaaaagctgTTGCCttaatatgtttgtgtatatgtttttaattgaaGTGTTGCGTAGTGAAGTAGTGAAATCTTGctataaaaaacttattttgtcCAATAAGAAAACAAACACAAATCAGTATAACtaaaagatatgtacatattatgtatatttattaatttacactTTTACTCATAACACGATTATACAACCAAATTATTATATGCCACATGTAACGTAAACATTGCTTTTATTTCTTAACAATTCTCACTAATTGCCCATTGCTGTTGGATTTAAAAATCGGATCGTTAATTTCACCTACAGGCATATACTGCAATTGTGCAGTGAAACCACCATTCCTGCGTGCTTCCTCCTCACTTTGTGTAGTTGTGAAACGCACGAATTGCAAGCGATTATCCGGTCCTAAAACATAATATTGACCTCGAGTCGCACGTGAGGCGGGGTAGCCACCACTTGTTTTCTTTGTACCGTCAACGTTAACCTCCTGCACATCAGCCTCTGATGCACCATCATCACTACTTACTGCATCTGCTTCGAGTTGACGATTGTACGCGTCTTTGGCTGCATTAAGTGCTTCGATGGCAATACGTGCTGCTTCCTCCAATTCAGCATCCGCTTGTCGTGGCTCTAAATCTTGTGGATCCGGATAGTTAATGGTAAATTTTTGCTCGCCTCCGTTGCTTGGTGGCCCATAAGTTTGTGCTGGCCGAGATAATGCAGATTGTTGTTGCACGCCGAAAGCGAAGTTTGTAGGTTTTTGTGTACGCAAAGCACGTTGTGCgcctggttgttgttgttgtttggtggTAGATATTTGAAAGATATTAGTCTTTTGTTGCGGATATGGCCGGTAGTCAGTGGCTTGCAAAACGAATTGTGGTCCTGGCTTCTGGTAGGGTGGGCGCTGTACTTTCAAGTCAAAATCAGTGCTCTGCCTTCTTGGTGGCAAGTATGCATTAGCCGGTCGCCTATTAGgcgaacttaaaatattttcttgtatttGTCCTACATATTCAATACGCGCTTTATTGAGTTCTACATCAAATATGGGTTGTTGTGGTTGTCTTTGTTTTTCAATATCACGTGCTGGAGGCAAGTAGTCAGTTGGCAAGTTAAAAGCGCGCAGCGGACGCCAACCTGTAGCGGGATATGGCGCTTCAGCAAGAGCACAGGtaacaaaaagtaaacaaataacaCCGGTCTGTGGAAGAGAGCGAAACATTTGGTTAGAACTTTAGCTTTCTTGTTAGAATTTACCGAAATGCTGTACATTTGGTACATTTGTtggaaaaaacattttaacacatttattatttcaaatcaGTGCACTAAATCCTAACGTTAATATATTTAATCAGCGTTTAGCAGAACACCACtaaattttttgcactttttaataaatttgttttgaaaaataagctCTAAATATATTACAGCATTTAATTTATATGAGTTCTGtattttacacatatttgttttcttgtcaccAACCTTAAAGCACGACATTTTTCGACTGTTTTTCGCACCGCAACACAACGAATATTACCGACAACTGATTTCGTGCAATCCaacaaaacacatttttatacccaaAAATGCACTTAATATTATGAATATGCATAAAAACTgcaatgcaaaatataaaatttattaagtttcGAAGAGCTAAAttgtaataattgaaattttaagcaCGTCATAATCGAATGCACTAAACTGTGCTAAGGTGCTATGCATAATGTTCTCTGCAATGCTGCTGATGTCGCGGTCGATAATAAAAGGGTGGAATTTACACATgtgcaaattataataaaatattgtagtaaCATGCAAGCTTGCTAATAAAACAAATGCAATGTGCAGCGATAACtgtgacaacaacaacttaaaaagaagaaaactttAACCGAAAATGGCTGCATCCTCAGTGTGAACGCtcttgaatattaatttttagtttttagcgtAAATTCGCGTACATATTGTTTGTATattgttatttgtatgtatgtacgtatttttCGTTAACGTATTAACACCGTGTATGCGAGTGTGCATGTGTTTTTGTGTTATTTGCGGTGTTGTCAcgtattttacttatttattttaaattaaatttgtgtacaCTAATTTGTTATGCGATTGCTCAGATAAAGCACTTGCACATAAGtacttgtgtatatgtatatatattatatatactaaacagtgtatacgcgaattagtccctgAGCATTTAAGATATTGATCTGCAACTTTGCGCACAcacttttctccccaagaagctgctcatttgtcggaaacgccaatatcggatgactatagcataaagctgccgcACAAGCTGAACGGtgagaatcaagtgcttgtatggaaaactttttcgtttgacgagatattttcatggCTTATTGTCTAATGCAACAGTGCAAGTTCCAAGTttcaattgttcagatcgagtcactatagcatatagctgccatacaaactaaacgtgCGGAATCAAATTATTGTAAgaaacattttgtatttgtgaagggtgtgaAGGGTAGGGCTACGTTGTAAgtagttgttgtaattattatcgctatatatatatgtatgtaaagaagCACACATCAGCTTTTATATCAATAGGTACAATTCAGGACATTTTCCTCTTGAGCAATTAATCATTAtccattttatttatatctataaAACTTCTActacataaaatttcaaaaaaaatcaaaacatgtaatattgaaaaaaataaaaaaaatttaatttttaacgcaTAGAATTGCATAATCGAAACTGATCGTAACTGTATTTTAACAGCATATACTTAAGCCCTACTTgacatatacatacctaaacAAAGTGTTTTCtagactaaaaaaaatttccagtaTAAACTAAATCTTTAATAACTGAACATACAAGCACATACACGACAACATGGAGCTGCGTAAAGTTGACGgacaattaaattaatatggTTAGCGCGGCTACTGGCCCTGCTACAGCATTTCGCAGCCATaagtagcatatacatatatatacaaatgtttatgtaaataagcaagcatatatgtatgtatgtatatattatatacagtgcGAATAGCTGGTAGCGCCACCAGTCTTTGACCTTTCCTTGTCTTTTTCCAAATTCAGCTTCAACTTGGCCGTCAATGTCGAGTGTGTCAATTAAAGATGAGTGCGCAAGTTGTTTCTTGTTTACACTTGTTCTGGCATGTCTTGTCGTGGTTTATTATTGTTGATGCatgcatactacatacatacatacaaacatacataaatgtataattatttaatagcgGTAAACGGCACGACAAGAGAAGTTGTGCGAAAATATATAGTGTTATATTGTCAATTGCTACTTTTGCCAAAATATTTACCaccaataaatacatataataattatttatgttttatcaAAATTCTcgtttgctctttaattgtttttgtcaaatttaaaagtgttattgttattattgtttaataattttaattattgtgtTTTAAAGCACTTAAAATTTCTGCAATAATTTGTAACAACAATCGTGCAAAGCAAAATTGCAATTAATAACTTAGCCGTGTGCAAAAAACACTTGAATTTCAGCTTTGACTAATTGAGGGTTGCATATCCGCGTGCTATTTGAGTGCCCCTTACAGCCTATTTAACTAAAGACATTGCACCCGCTAATTTAATATTGTaacaatataccatatgtatgttcaaTAACCATTGTGTGCGCACAAATTGGTTTAATTGAAATTGCTTCGAAATTCGCTCGAATAAAATGCGTCTGCTTTATTGCCTATAATTTTGAGATCTGATATGATCATTACGCCTACTTGCCACAAacacaaattgtttttgttttttttttctaacaaatattcatacttaaGTGCTGCTATTAAACGGcaagtgcacacatacatacacacattcgaATATTGTATTTGCTCTCGAGCTAAAGCTGCACTTTGTGAGCACTTGTGTGAGGAAATATGTAatcaatttttattgcattttatctataaagtaatttttttgttaaatcgtGGCAATTTCAACACGGCAAACGTCATAACCTACaccaaaaatgcaacaaaaaattaaattatgtagttttgtacagcaacaacaaagtaattGTAGCACAACGCCTGTGGCAACATAAAGCCACAAACATAAATGCTGCTGATGAAGCGCATCCTCTTGTGTATATGAGCAGGCAGCTACAGTTGTAagcgtttatatatgtatgtacgtatgtgtttaTGCGTGATTTTTTATCTTTTGTAATTATTCATCGATAGTGTGGCGGCAAAATACGTATTAAGCGCTTATAACAGTTTGCCACTTCAACTTGTCCGATTGTGTAATGAGTTTGAGATTGCGCCAACGCTTGGCTTGTAACGTCGTTCGCTCATGCCTTGACTTGTAGCTATTTATACACATTTGATACTCGTACATCGACACATAAGCTGATACAGTTAAATGCCTCTTGACATCgtttttgaaagcaaatttttttcttttacatttaactgctcataaattttattcgactgtcatatttaaatttattgcctCTCATTTAATGACGCTTGGAGTGTGGCCAGGGAattttccaaaactttaaatCACTTAGCATGCACCAAACTTGCTGCATTAAGCTGAAAACACCACTACTGATAGTAATATTGTAGAAAGAAATTCAAACAGGCGCTGATCGTCTGCTATTTAAGAACTTAAAGAGCTTTAGCACGACCTTTTTCAATTTACAAATCCAAAACCTTATTTCTAATAGAGAACTGGTTTGCTGTCGTATAGTTTACAGCCTTAAATCTATTTTTGCTGTAATATACATGTCATGCTTCCTGGCTTTAAGTATAAGCTTCTGGTTCAACGACAAATTATCTACGTGTTTCTATGAGCTTTCACTCTAAAAGCTCTAGCTTTTCATTCACTTTATAAAAAAGCTCGGGAGCAAGCATAGGTTATTAGGTGTGTTTCTaattcattcaatttttttctcttcGAAATGAAAGACAGgactattttttaaactttgttttatacaaaaatgctctttattgatatttttatgacaTGCACAATTGTTCTGGCTTACACGTTATTACATTATtatctattgttgttgcttcacaatgataagtatttttgttttgtttttgcatttataatataagaaattgaTGAGTTATGTGTTTCCTCCTAAGTTGAAggcatgcatgtgtatgtatagatgagggtatgtatgtatgtgtatgctggtattttatacaaattgtaTGCTTTTGTGTTGTGAGTTTTCAAAAGCTGCAGTTGAAATATACTAAAATGAGAGTGCTTATTGGCTAAGATAGTTGGAGATAGCTGCTACGTTTAACGAATaacaaattttacaacaaatgtGTTCCGCCGCAAAGCGctgtttttattgctgttggtGGTGTCTCGAATTCTGTTGCTATGATTTGTAGTTGTTTGGCGACGGCGGAAACAAATGGCAAGTGACGGGCATCGTTTGATTGATTAGTTGTCGTATGCTTTGTGGAGTTGCGTTAAAGAATCAAGTGAGttcttgtcgttgttgttgtggcagttAGAAATAGGCGACGAAAGAGGCTAGCAGATAAAGTAACTATTTGACGCTCACACACAGTTCGTAAGCGGCGGGTGGTGCAATGAGATGAAAGTGAAAGCTTTTGTGCGGCGCCTTCGCAGCGCTTGCAAAGCACGCACACTTACGTATTAAATGAAGCTTATAATCTCAACTGTTTGGCTTAAACTAACAATGAAAACCAATGAGAACTAAAAAAGgaggaaaaataaacaaaaaagtattaaaaaaaaacttatgcaCTTGGCGATAGGCCGCGCAAGTCATGGAAAATGCTATATAATACATGATTTCATCTCTAATCACTATCGCACATACTCTCTCACTCTCTGGCTTTCTATTTCTCTACACAACGCCAAACTACACTTCAATCTCTGGCAAAAATCGTCTTGTTTAACGATACGCATAAACAGGCTGGACACCTTATTGGTAACCAGCGAATTGACCACCCTGACCGCCGCGTCCACCGGCGGCAGCATTGCCGTTGAAACCGTTGTTGACCTGCTCGTAACGAATGGTGGGACGGTAGCCATGTACATCAGCCTCGTAGTCGACGATCTGTTTGCGACCATCGGGCAAGAGCACGTAGTAACGGCCAATAGCCAAATCACCATCGCGTTGTTCCATGTGTCCGAAGTCATTGCCAGATTCATAGTCTTGTACGTCATATTTGAATTCGTATTTAGCTGGTCCGTATTGTTCCTCGCCACCATAACCGCcgttgccgctgctgctgccgctgccaTAGCCGCCATTACCGCCTTGCTGCTTGGAGAAGATTGCACCGGTCAGAGCAGGTGCACCATATTGCGAGCTGGGAGCACCGTATTGTGAGCTGGGCGCACCGGCAGCGGGCGCGCCGTAACTGGTGCTGGGTGGTGCGCCAGCAGCACCGCCGTTACGTTGTGGCGGCAGGTAGTTGCTGGAGGGCGACTGGTATGACTGGGTGGGCGGCAGGTATTGACCTGAGGGCTGTTGGCCGCCTTGGTTGGGGGGCAAGTATTGGTTTTGGGGCACTGGTGGTTCGGCACGGGCGAGCGAGACGCAGGCAAGGAGAGCTATCGTTACGAAGCACTGTGAGAATGAAGACAAACAAAAGAATTAGCAATTTACAAAAGTTACAACTGGCACAGTTATGCAGTTAAGTTTGTGCTGTGATagcttaattaatattttaataacattttacgCATGGAAATGTGTGATCTCAAGCGTTTAATATGCTTAAAAGTTACTCCATTATTGTCGTAATATCCAATTAAGAACCGCTACTCACTCCCACTCGCTTATCTGCTGCACACATCTTGCACAGCACATTTTCAATTAACTTTTATAACCCATTGTGGATTAAACTCATCGTTATTGTTTAGCTAATTGTATTACATGAAAATTCATAAACTTAATTAACATTTGCATTGGCGCGAATATGAGGCAAATCTGCTTGAAAAGACAAAAGAGGGCAAACTACTCAAAATACTACACGTGAACGCTGTCAAACAAGTGCAAACAATGGCAATTAAGTTGTCAGATCTAATCTAATAAATCTGTCAGATACACAGCGATAACGTGCCTAAGACGCTGCTAGACACTAGACACCCAAGGCGACTGCTGCACCGCCGCCGCCACAGCGTCTCCATTTCCAACTGTTATGGCTGCAAAGCGGCGTTCGGCTGGCAAAATAGAACTGCGCCGAGCAGCGAGTGAGCCGGAACGCTCGCGGCAATTTACATGAGCTGTGCAACTTGTAATTAGaggaaattaacattttatgtaTGACGATGACAGTTGCGCTTTGCGACAGTCCATGCGCTGCAGCGGTGCGGTGTGAGCGCGGCATGGAGCTTAAGGCTGGTAATGCGATACGGACCAAGCGCTAAGAGCGCGCGCAGCCGCAGTCAAGCAAAAAGCGACAAACACCTGTTGACGCTCTTCAAGCGCCGCTAAATCGAAGCGTAGCAGCTGCTGCTTTTGCTGCGGCTGCTGCGCATGCTAATTCGCTGTTGTATTTTGTAGGCCTGAGACAGCGTCGCAACGGCGTCGCGCATTTGAATGAGCGATTgcaaaattttgactattttcGAACTTATTTTTCCTTTTCGCAGAGAATTTGGGTAGGAAATAAGTTGGGTTGCACAGCAACGGCGCGACAAATTGTAAATGCTGGCAATTGGGTCGTCAAGAAATGTGCATGAAGCAAGAAATGCAGCGCGGTGAGGCGGAGGTGGCATTGTATGAATGCAGTATTTCAAAGCGCCAGGCAATTGTTGGAGCCAGCTGAGTTTTGTATGCAGATTTTGTGCTTAAGcgcatcaaattaaaaaaaaaatgctaattaTTTTTGCGATATTGCATTTGCTGGCAGCATGTGACTGTCGGCGGGCTAATTAAAAATTCCGCCGCATATGATAACTTTGGAACGGTTAAGTCGAGAACATATGTACGCTCTGCttcattcattttaatttattgcattgCCGTTATCTTCTACACGTTCTGGGAAATACAATTAAAGCGAAAAACGTTGTGTTGCAATAGATGTAATTGAGCGCTGCTTTGCTGCCACAGTTTGTGGctgcaactaaaaaaaaatattacaaatttgaaaGTGGTGCTTCATTAGTTGCAGCGTCAGGCAGCGCTTTAATGAAGAGCAtaccaaaaacaattttcaatagcaTAAGCCTAACTCTTTGCGTATTTGCAGCGTTTGTTTTGCCACAAACATACGAATAGTGAACGTGTAGCATTCTAACAAGTGCGGCAAGGTCTGTAGTTGCAAGCAACCTGCTAACATAACATCTTCTGCGCCGTTAGTTGTCATTCTTAATTGAAAGTTGACCATGCGGCTGGCTAGGAACGTGCTGCCGAAATTTTTTTCCTACGGCCATATAAATCATTTTGATGACCATCAGCGACAATTTTATATGTCATTCCAGCGGcagttataatttttgcttCTTTGCCGCTTTATGTGTGCTCTGcagtttttttcgtttttttttcttctcattTATGTTGATTAACTGTTAAATTGTTTTAAGCAAGTGTTAATTGTGCTAGTAATCAACTGTTACGCTTAAGTAAGTGATTTTAACACTATCGTAGGAAATATACATAGTAAGTTCGAAAGGAATGTCTCCGTTGCATAAGGCGGCTGATTTTAGCatataaaaatcgtaaaaatcgGGGTGTGTCAGTATAACAACTTTTATCATAACAAGCAACGATTTTGATAATTATGTAACTTCATCGCACTACAAGCCTTGATATGTGTAGTTATTTTGCACTGTAAGCCTGTGAAATTATATCACTTCAATAACAAATGTCGAAAAGATGGCGTCAAATCTTATTAAGTGAAACTTCGAATAATTTTGCaaatggttttgtttttttaaaattgcacTTAAATAGTTCAAGCAGCATATATTTcgttaaaaatttggtaaaaagtGCTCATAAATCAATAAATCATTTGTTTGGGGAACTGTGTTCCACTTATGCGCAGCTACCGTAACTCAACTACGCAGAGGTTCGCCGCTTAAGTCTTTCGTTTGCCTTTACAGACATGCCAACCGTGTAAAACTGATTGTGTTAAGGCATGAAAAATTCGTTTGcaaatgaatataaataatatacaaacaaaaatttgttggaAAAAGTAACTGTGACATGCTATTTATTGCATGGCTGTGCGCCGAAAATGAGCTGCGAAGAAAGGTTAAGCATTTTAACATCTCAAGACGAATGGCTTGTCAAATTAAGCGCCATGCATGTCTCGTATATCATCTGGGGCGCCGCTGAGTGAGACACAAGTGTATATAAAAGTGGTTGAAAATagtgtttgtttttataaaattgtttgctaGAGAGGGGAAAATAAAAGTTGCTTAGCTGTTGGTGTTTACAGTTTATCTTTTAATTACTTCTGCTGCCGAGTTTTGTACAAATAATAACTGTAAGTTGCTGTGAATGCTGAAATGAAAGAGGCTAATTTTGAGCTAagcatttacttttttttgtaagcgcgttaaaattacaacaaacaaaTGTATACTAATCAGCATGCTTTGACATGTTTGCACTTTGGTTTGCTGCGTGATTTTTCTTACTTAACTTTAGATTTgctaatattttttccaatacaaTTAAAAGCTGAGGAAATTGTAGgcggcaaaattaaaaaaaaattataaaaaatataatttcaaaaaaaaactattttaatttagttatagAAAGatgtattcttatatatatatatatataaatgtatatcaaaaatagtaaacatattttaatattttataaaaaattctattattCAAAAGAAATGTCCCTGGTATTGAACAAATACTTCcagaaattaaataatgtaaaataattactgtaataataatattcattttttttaaacatttgaataaaaatttgtaattttaagcCAACAACTATCAAGTTCTATAAGCAAAGTGAAAATcacaatttataattatttaacttGTCTTTCACTTGTTGTTGTAGAATGCTTGTTGCTTAGATGTTTTGCATTGTATACGCTTgaactataatattttattttgaaaatttactgAATACGCCAGTGTTACCAGAGTTTTACAATAGAAAGgattaaataacaataaaaatattgttgaaaatagagtttttttaatttttttttgttcaagcaaataaatcgaaaagtgcttttaaaaaattatagaactGTAAATTTAATTGTTGAATAGTAATacggtaaaaaataa
This genomic window contains:
- the Cpr56F gene encoding pro-resilin; this encodes MKCFVTIALLACVSLARAEPPVPQNQYLPPNQGGQQPSGQYLPPTQSYQSPSSNYLPPQRNGGAAGAPPSTSYGAPAAGAPSSQYGAPSSQYGAPALTGAIFSKQQGGNGGYGSGSSSGNGGYGGEEQYGPAKYEFKYDVQDYESGNDFGHMEQRDGDLAIGRYYVLLPDGRKQIVDYEADVHGYRPTIRYEQVNNGFNGNAAAGGRGGQGGQFAGYQ
- the LOC106622035 gene encoding uncharacterized protein, which translates into the protein MSCFKTGVICLLFVTCALAEAPYPATGWRPLRAFNLPTDYLPPARDIEKQRQPQQPIFDVELNKARIEYVGQIQENILSSPNRRPANAYLPPRRQSTDFDLKVQRPPYQKPGPQFVLQATDYRPYPQQKTNIFQISTTKQQQQPGAQRALRTQKPTNFAFGVQQQSALSRPAQTYGPPSNGGEQKFTINYPDPQDLEPRQADAELEEAARIAIEALNAAKDAYNRQLEADAVSSDDGASEADVQEVNVDGTKKTSGGYPASRATRGQYYVLGPDNRLQFVRFTTTQSEEEARRNGGFTAQLQYMPVGEINDPIFKSNSNGQLVRIVKK